TCGCCTTTAAAATCCCTAACTTTCTGCGTCGTCTATTTGCTGAAGGTGCCTTCAGCCAAGCGTTTGTTCCTGTGTTATCCGAGTACAAAGAGCGCTTTACCTTACAAGAGGTACAGATTTTAATCAGTCGCACCTCTGGCGCTTTGTTGTCGATTTTAACCATGCTCACCGTGGTTGTCATGTTGGCATCACCTTGGGTCATTACTTTATTTGCCCCAGGCTTTGCTGATGATCCGTACAAGTTCAATACCGCCAGTGAATTGCTGCGCCTCACCTTCCCTTACTTATTATTTATCTCAATGACCGCCTTTGCCGGCAGTATCCTACAAAGTTATGGCCGCTTTGCCGCACCTGCTGTGGCACCGGTACTGCTTAACTTATGTATGATTGCCGGTGCGCTAATTTTTGCGCCTATGTTTGATAAGCCCATTATGGCGTTGGGTTATGCGGTGGCAATCGCTGGATTACTACAATTCTTTATTCAGTTGCCGCAGTTGTACTTACAAAAGCTGTTGGTTGGTCCTAAGATTGACTTTCAGCACGAAGGCGTTCGCCGTATTTTAAAACTGATGTTACCGGCCATCTTTGGGGTGTCAGTCACTCAGATTAACTTGCTGCTTAACACCATCTTAGCGTCATTAATGATTACCGGCTCAGTATCTTGGTTATATGCAGCAGAGCGTTTAACCGAACTGCCTTTAGGTCTAATCGGTGTTGCCATTGGTACGGTTATTCTTCCTAGTCTTTCGACCAGTGAAGCCAAAAAGGATGACGTAACTTTCCGCAAAACTCTAGATTGGGCAGCACGCCTCATTCTCGTCGTCGGCATGCCAGCGGCTTGTGCATTGTTCGTGTTATCTGATGTACTAATGCAGACCCTATTCATGCGTGGTGAGTTTGCGCTTGAAGATGCTAATATGAGTGGTTTTGCACTGCGTAGTATGGCAGGCGGTATCTTAGGCTTTATGCTGATTAAGATTTTTGCACCAGCATTCTTTGCACGCCAAGACACCAAAACCCCAGTTAAAATCGGTGTAATTACGGTTATTGCCAACATGATCTTTAGCTTAGTATTCGTGGGTATTTTCTACTACTTCAAGCTACCTTTGCATGGTGGTCTGGCTCTAGCAACCACAGGTGCTTCTTTTGTGAACGCCGGTTTATTATATTATCTACTACACAAGCGTGATCTGTTCCGCTTTGGCCCACATTGGAAAAAACTACTGGCTCAGTTTGTTGTCTCTAGCGCAGTGATGGTTGGCGTCCTTTATACGGTTCTACCTTACTTCCCAACCCATTCATCACAATTACATCGTGTGATTGCGCTACTACTTATCTGTGCATTGGGCGCTATCGTGTATGGTGCGGTATTGCTGGCATCTGGCTTTAGACCACGTCAATTAAAGCATGGCTAGTTTTAGATGTAGTCTTACATTTTCTGATTGAGAATCAGATGAAGTAAATAAAAAGCCAGCGTTATGCTGGCTTTTTTATTTCTAGTCATTAAATTAAGCTGCTATTTTCTATTTAAATATGTTCTGGCATATCACTTTGTTTTAATGCCCGATCTTTTTTTGACCTTATCTCTAGAGACTCTTTATACTCTCTAGCTTCAATATCATCAATGAACTCAACATCAGGATTCAACTCCCATACTTTCTCTTTGATTTCATCCAAAGTGACATTGAAATATTCTTTTCTGTAATTAACCAAGTTTAATCTTCTATCAGCAAACTCTCTTTGAATCTGTGCCTCAAGTGCGGGTGCATCTTCACTAAATATCATAGCGTGAACATCAAAATAAAATGGAACACTGGCGTCGCCTAGCTCTTTCACCCTATCCATTGGCTCTAATCTTCTGGTCATTCCAATCTTATAAACATTCTCGCCAAACGACCCAATATTCGAAATAACGTAAACGTAACCTAGCTTCGTTTGCTCTGCCATGGCTTTTACTCTGTCATGAACTCTCTGCATTTCCTTAAGCTCATCACCCAGCTTAGCAATTTCTGCTTGCAATCTTTCAAGCTCAGAACCTTCCGAATGACTGGCTTTTTCTTGTACTTTTGATAATAAAGCCTGAAGCTTTTCTTCCTCAGCCAAAGCCCTTTGAGCTTCTTTTCTTAACTGCTCTTCTTCACGTTCTTGTCTTCGTAATTCAGCTTGCTCTTCCTTCTCAATCTGACGTTTTTCTTTATACTCATAGGCAAGACGTAGCTCATTTAGCTTTAGTTGAAGGTAGTATGGTGATATAACAACTTTGTTTGTCTCATTCATTTTATTGATTGCTTCATGGGCTTTTAGTATACGCTTTTCCATACGTTCAACGTTATTCCACGTCACATTAGCAATCGCAGCATCACATTCATTATTGAAAGCTCTAGCAGTAAGGCGAATAGCTCGATTGGTCATTTTTCGACCTTCGGCTTTACTGCCACTTACTTCCCATTCGATAGAGCACGTAATGGCAGATTTCTCTTTTATCATTTCTTTTTGCTTGGCTCTAACTTCTTTTATCTTATCCCTATAGGCTTCTGATGTATCAAAATCGAAATGAGGTTCATACATACCCATTTCAGCATACTCTAGTCGTTCATCATAAATAGCTATATGGTTCAATAAATCATCGTAAACTGATCTCTTTTGTTTATAGCTACTTTGCAATTCTTCAATATTTTGTTTAATACTAAGAACTTCCTGTCTAGCCTCATCTGCTGCTGAATCAATATCTATTACTTTAGAGTATTTATTAGTGAACTCTGTATATTTCTGAGACAAATTAGAATGACTTAAGACTAGCTCATCATGCTGCTGCCTTAAGATCGTCAGCTCATTAATCGCTTTCTTAAGCTGATATGCTAAATATCCCACTACAAATACTAATAGAGCTGGCATATATATCGTAATCAGTAGTATAGCTAATACAGCTATTACCTTAACTGCTAGACTCTTATCCTTCATATCACATTACATCCAAATAGCTAGTTCCTCTGCAATTATCAAATTAAATAAAAACCATATAAATATAATAAGCATTATTAAAATCTAATAACTCTAATATACCGCTTATTAATGTATATTCATTAAACAATAAATCGTTATCGCTTAATTATATATTTAAATTTAGTACTTAAGTCAACCTTCATAAGATAATAGTGATATTAAAGGAATTTCGTTGAGAAAGCTTTGCCTTTAACACAATTTTTAGCCATAAAAAAACCACTGCCTAAGCAGTGGTTCTTATGCTGAAAACAAACAGCGAAGTAATTTAAATGATTACTCAGCGTCAGTTTTCTTAGCCTTGCTACGGCCACCAAACGCGCCAAAGCGTTTGTTGAAGCTAGCAACACGACCTTCGTTAGACGTTT
Above is a window of Psychrobacter sp. FDAARGOS_221 DNA encoding:
- the murJ gene encoding murein biosynthesis integral membrane protein MurJ; the encoded protein is MAKSKLFRSTMIVSSMTMLSRILGLVRDMVLMGVFGAGGLMDAFLVAFKIPNFLRRLFAEGAFSQAFVPVLSEYKERFTLQEVQILISRTSGALLSILTMLTVVVMLASPWVITLFAPGFADDPYKFNTASELLRLTFPYLLFISMTAFAGSILQSYGRFAAPAVAPVLLNLCMIAGALIFAPMFDKPIMALGYAVAIAGLLQFFIQLPQLYLQKLLVGPKIDFQHEGVRRILKLMLPAIFGVSVTQINLLLNTILASLMITGSVSWLYAAERLTELPLGLIGVAIGTVILPSLSTSEAKKDDVTFRKTLDWAARLILVVGMPAACALFVLSDVLMQTLFMRGEFALEDANMSGFALRSMAGGILGFMLIKIFAPAFFARQDTKTPVKIGVITVIANMIFSLVFVGIFYYFKLPLHGGLALATTGASFVNAGLLYYLLHKRDLFRFGPHWKKLLAQFVVSSAVMVGVLYTVLPYFPTHSSQLHRVIALLLICALGAIVYGAVLLASGFRPRQLKHG
- a CDS encoding DUF4041 domain-containing protein; amino-acid sequence: MKDKSLAVKVIAVLAILLITIYMPALLVFVVGYLAYQLKKAINELTILRQQHDELVLSHSNLSQKYTEFTNKYSKVIDIDSAADEARQEVLSIKQNIEELQSSYKQKRSVYDDLLNHIAIYDERLEYAEMGMYEPHFDFDTSEAYRDKIKEVRAKQKEMIKEKSAITCSIEWEVSGSKAEGRKMTNRAIRLTARAFNNECDAAIANVTWNNVERMEKRILKAHEAINKMNETNKVVISPYYLQLKLNELRLAYEYKEKRQIEKEEQAELRRQEREEEQLRKEAQRALAEEEKLQALLSKVQEKASHSEGSELERLQAEIAKLGDELKEMQRVHDRVKAMAEQTKLGYVYVISNIGSFGENVYKIGMTRRLEPMDRVKELGDASVPFYFDVHAMIFSEDAPALEAQIQREFADRRLNLVNYRKEYFNVTLDEIKEKVWELNPDVEFIDDIEAREYKESLEIRSKKDRALKQSDMPEHI